A window of Streptomyces sp. NBC_01241 genomic DNA:
GTTCAGCGAGGCGAGGTCGGAGCCGGACTCCGGCTCCGACCAGGCCTGGGCCCAGATGACCTCGCCGCTCGCCATGCGGGGCAGGATGCGGGTGCACTGCTCCTGCGTACCGTGCTCGAAGAGGGTGGGGGCGAGCAGGTTGATGCCGTTCTGGCTGACCCGGCCGGGCGCGCCGGCCGCGTAGTACTCCTCCTCGAAGATCAGCCATCGAAGGATCGAACTGCCGCGTCCGCCGTACTCCTCGGGCCAGGAGACCACCGACCAGCGGTCCGTGAAGAGGGTGCGTTCCCACTGCCGGTGGGCGGCGAAGCCCTCGGCGGTCTCCAGGGAGGGCAGCGGAGTGCCGGGGACGTGCGCGGCGAGCCAGTCCCTGGCCTCGGCGCGGAAGGCGTCCTCCTGCTCGGTGAAATCGAGGTCCATCAGGATCCCGCCTTCTTCATCGCGCGGATGTCCATGCCGCCCAGCGCGTCGGGGGCGGTCTCGGCGTTGTGCGCGTGTGCGAGGTGATGCAGTCCGAAGACCGAGTCCATGCCGGTGTGCAGACCCTGCAGGTCCTCGGCCTGGTTGACCGCGCGTTTGGTCAGGGCGAGCCCCATGCGCGGCATCTCGGCGATCCGGGTCGCCAACTCCGTGACCCGTTCGGCCAGTTCGGCGCGCGGGACGATACGGTTGATCATGCCGACCTCGTACGCCCGCTGGGCGCTCATCCGGTCGCCGGTGTACAGGAACTCCTTGGCGATGCGCGGCGGCATCACCCAGGGGTGCGCGAAGTACTCGACGCCCGGGATGCCCATGCGGACCACCGGGTCGGCGAAGAACGCGTCGTCGGAGGCGATGATCAGGTCGCAGACCCAGGCGAGCATCAGCCCGCCCGCGACGCAGGCACCCTGCACCGAGGCGATGACGGGCTTGGGCAGTTCGCGCCAGCGGCGGCACATGCCCAGGTAGACCTCGGACTCGCGGGCGAAGCGGCTTTCGGCTCCGGCCTTGTCCGAGTGGTCCCACCACAGTCCGGCCTTGCGGTCGAACGGCAGGTGGGCGTCCCGTTCCGGCGTGCCGATGTCGTGGCCCGCGGAGAAGTGCTTCCCCGCTCCGGCCAGGACGACGACCTTGACCTCGTCGTCGGCGGCGGCGCGGTAGAAGGCCCGGTCCAGGGCGTAGGTCATCGCGGAGTTCTGGGCGTTGCGGTAGTCGGGCCGGTTCATGGTGACGGTCGCGACCGGGCCTTGCCTCTCATAGCGCACCGGTTCGTCGTGGGCAGTGGTCATCGAGCCCCCTCCTTCCCTAACAAGTGTTTGGTAGACTACCGTACGGCCATGAGCAGCGTCGAGGAGTTCCGCACCGAGTTCCGTAACTGGCTGGCCGCCCACCTCACGGGAGAGTTCGCGAGCCTGCGTGGCCGCGGCGGCCCGGGCCGGGAGCACGAGGCATTCGCCGAACGGCTCGGCTGGGAACGGCACATGGCGGCCGAGGGCTGGACGTGCGTGGGCTGGCCGAAGGAGTACGGCGGCCGGGGCGCGACCCTGGAGCAACAGGTCGCCTTCCACGAGGAGTACGCCCTGGCCGACGCCCCCGCCCGGGTGGGCCACATCGGGGAACAACTGCTCGGCCCCACCCTCATCGCCTTCGGCACGCCCCAGCAGCAGGAGCGGTTCCTGCCACCGATCGTGGCGGCCCGGGAGCTGTGGTGCCAGGGCTACAGCGAGCCGGACGCCGGTTCCGACCTGGCGAACGTACGCACCCGCGCCGAGCGGGACGAGGGGGGCACCTCCCGCTCGAGCGGAGCCGGGAGTGGGGGAGACTGGGTCGTCACCGGGCAGAAGATCTGGACCTCACTGGCCCACGAGTCCGACTGGTGCTTCGTCGTCGCCCGCACCGAAGCCGGATCGACCCGCCACCAGGGCCTGTCCTACCTCCTGGTGCCGCTGGACCAGCCCGGCGTCGAGATCCGGCCGATCAACCAGCTGACCGGCACCTCGGAGTTCAACGAGGTGTTCTTCGACGGTGCGCGCACCCGCGCGGAACACGTCGTCGGCGCCCCCGGAGAGGGCTGGAAGGTGGCCATGGCCACCCTCGGCTTCGAGCGCGGGGTCTCCACCCTCGGCCAGCAGGTCGGCTTCCGCCGCGAACTGGAGTCCCTCATCGAACTGGCCCGGCACAACGGCGCCGCCGACGACCCGCTGATCCGCGACCGGCTCGCCCGCGCCTGGGTCGGCCTGGAGACCATCCGCTGCAACGCCCTGCGGATGCTCGACCAGGTCGCCGCGGGCGCCCCCGGCCCCGAGGCCTCCATCGGCAAGATCTTCTGGGCGACCTGGCACCGGGAACTGGGCGAGCTCGCCATGGACGTCTGCGGCGCCGACGGAATGCTGGCCGCCGGGCAGCCGTACGACCTCACCGACTGGCAGCGGCTGTTCCTCTTCTCCCGCTCCGACACCATCTACGCCGGCTCCAACGAGATCCAGCGCAACATCATCGCCGAGCGCGTCCTCGGCCTGCCCAAGGAGGCCCGCCCATGACCACACCGCCGCCCTACGTGCCCGGTCACGCCCTGCTCGACGGACGCACCGCCGTGATCACCGCCGCCGCCGGTGCGGGCATCGGCGGGGCCACCGCCCGCCGATTCCTGGAGGAAGGCGCCCGGATCGTCATCGGCGACGCCCACGCGCGCCGGCTGAAGGAGAGCGCCGAAGCGCTCGCCGAGGAGTTCGGCGCCGACCGGGTCGCCGCACTCCCGTGCGACGTCACGGACGAACAGCAGGTCGCGGCCCTCTTCGACCTCGCTCAGGAGCAGCACGGCCACCTCGACATCGTCGTCAACAACGCCGGACTCGGCGGCACCGCCGACCTGGTCGAGATGACCGACGAGCAGTGGTCCGCGGTTCTCGACGTCACCCTGAACGGCACCTTCCGCTGCACCCGCGCCGCGCTGCGGCGCATGAAGGAGCGGGAGCGCGGGGGCATCGTCGTCAACAACGCCTCGGTGATCGGCTGGCGCGCCCAGCGCGGCCAGGCGCACTACGCCGCCGCCAAGGCCGGCGTGATGGCGCTCACCCGCTGCGCGGCCGTCGAGGCCGCCGAGTACGGCGTGCGCGTCAACGCCGTCGCGCCGAGCCTCGCAATGCACCCGCACCTGGTGAAGGTGACCACCCCCGAACTGCTGGCCGAGCTCACCGAGCGCGAGGCGTTCGGCCGGTACGCCGAGCCCTGGGAGGTCGCCAACGTGATCGTCTTCCTGGCCAGTGGCTACTCCTCCTACATGACGGGCGAGACGGTCTCGGTCAGCAGCCAGCGGGCGTGACGAGTGATGACCGGATACCGAAGCGCAGCGCGCCGGGCAAAGGCGAGAAGACCACGATGAGCCCGTCCCCCGAGCGGCACAGCGAACTCCTGGCCACCGCCGCGGAGGTGTTCGCCGCACAGGGATACAACGCCACCACCGTCCGCAAGATCGCCGACGCCGCCGGAATGCTCGCGGGAAGCCTCTACTACCACTTCGACTCCAAGGAGTCGATGGTCGACGAGATCCTCTCCACCTTCCTGGACGAGCTGTGGGCCGGGTACGACGCCGTACTCGCCGCCGGACTCGGCCCGCGGGAGACCATCGAGGCCCTCGTCACCGAATCCTTCCGGGAGATCGACCGGCACCGCGCCGCGGTCGACATCTACCAGAAGGAGTCCAAGCACCTCTCCTCCCAGCCCCGGTTCCACTATCTCGCCGACTCGCAGGTGAAATTCGAGAAGGCGTGGCTGGCAACCCTTGAACGCGGCGTCGCCGCCGAGATCTTCCGTGCCGACCTGGACATCCGGCTCACCTACCGCTTCGTGCGCGACACCGTCTGGGTCGCCGCGTCGTGGTACCGGCCGGGCGGACAGCACAGCCCCGAGGAGATCGCCCGCCAGTACCTGTCCATGGTGCTGGAGGGCATCGCCCTGCGGGGCTGACATGTCACTGTGAATACAGAGAAGGAGCAGTCATGGCCGAGGCCTATATCGTCGAAGCAGTCCGCACCCCGGTGGGCAGGCGCAACGGCGGGCTCGCCGCCGCACACCCGGCCGACCTGGGGGCGCATGTGCTCACCGCCCTCGTCGAGCGCACGGGTATCGACCCGGCGGCCGTCGAGGACGTCGTCTTCGGCTGCCTGGACACCGTCGGCCCGCAGGCCGGGGACATCGCCCGCACCTGCTGGCTGGCCGCCGGGCTGCCGGAGGAAGTGCCGGGCGTCACCGTGGACCGGCAGTGCGGTTCCTCCCAGCAGGCCGTGCACTTCGCGGCCCAGGGGGTGCTCTCCGGCACCCAGGACCTGGTCGTCGCCGGCGGCACCCAGAACATGTCGCAGATCCCGATCGCCTTCGCCAGCCGCCAGGCCGCCGAACCGCTCGGACTCACCGAGGGGCCGTACGCCGGCTCCGCGGGCTGGCGGGCGCGCTACGGCGACCAGCCGGTCAACCAATTCCACGGCGCCGAGCTGATCGCCGAGAAGTGGGGCATCACCCGGGAGCAGATGGAGGAGTTCGCGCTGCGCTCGCACCAGCGGGCGATCCGGGCCATCGACGAGGGCCGTTTCGACCGGGAGACCGTCGCCTACGGCGACGTGACGTGCGACGAGGGCCCACGCCGGGACACCTCGCTGGAGAAGATGGCAGGCCTGAAGCCGCTGGTCGAGGGCGGCCGGCTGACCGCCGCCGTCTCCTCGCAGGTCTCGGACGGCGCCGCCGCGATGCTCATCGCCTCCGAACGGGCCGTCCGCGAGCACGGCCTGACCCCGCGGGCCCGCATCCACCACCTCTCGGTGCGTGGCGAGGACCCGATCCGGATGCTGTCCGCGCCGATCCCGGCGACGGCGTACGCGCTGAAGAAGACCGGGCTCTGCCTCGACG
This region includes:
- a CDS encoding enoyl-CoA hydratase, producing MTTAHDEPVRYERQGPVATVTMNRPDYRNAQNSAMTYALDRAFYRAAADDEVKVVVLAGAGKHFSAGHDIGTPERDAHLPFDRKAGLWWDHSDKAGAESRFARESEVYLGMCRRWRELPKPVIASVQGACVAGGLMLAWVCDLIIASDDAFFADPVVRMGIPGVEYFAHPWVMPPRIAKEFLYTGDRMSAQRAYEVGMINRIVPRAELAERVTELATRIAEMPRMGLALTKRAVNQAEDLQGLHTGMDSVFGLHHLAHAHNAETAPDALGGMDIRAMKKAGS
- a CDS encoding acyl-CoA dehydrogenase family protein gives rise to the protein MSSVEEFRTEFRNWLAAHLTGEFASLRGRGGPGREHEAFAERLGWERHMAAEGWTCVGWPKEYGGRGATLEQQVAFHEEYALADAPARVGHIGEQLLGPTLIAFGTPQQQERFLPPIVAARELWCQGYSEPDAGSDLANVRTRAERDEGGTSRSSGAGSGGDWVVTGQKIWTSLAHESDWCFVVARTEAGSTRHQGLSYLLVPLDQPGVEIRPINQLTGTSEFNEVFFDGARTRAEHVVGAPGEGWKVAMATLGFERGVSTLGQQVGFRRELESLIELARHNGAADDPLIRDRLARAWVGLETIRCNALRMLDQVAAGAPGPEASIGKIFWATWHRELGELAMDVCGADGMLAAGQPYDLTDWQRLFLFSRSDTIYAGSNEIQRNIIAERVLGLPKEARP
- a CDS encoding SDR family oxidoreductase, which gives rise to MTTPPPYVPGHALLDGRTAVITAAAGAGIGGATARRFLEEGARIVIGDAHARRLKESAEALAEEFGADRVAALPCDVTDEQQVAALFDLAQEQHGHLDIVVNNAGLGGTADLVEMTDEQWSAVLDVTLNGTFRCTRAALRRMKERERGGIVVNNASVIGWRAQRGQAHYAAAKAGVMALTRCAAVEAAEYGVRVNAVAPSLAMHPHLVKVTTPELLAELTEREAFGRYAEPWEVANVIVFLASGYSSYMTGETVSVSSQRA
- a CDS encoding TetR/AcrR family transcriptional regulator; the encoded protein is MSPSPERHSELLATAAEVFAAQGYNATTVRKIADAAGMLAGSLYYHFDSKESMVDEILSTFLDELWAGYDAVLAAGLGPRETIEALVTESFREIDRHRAAVDIYQKESKHLSSQPRFHYLADSQVKFEKAWLATLERGVAAEIFRADLDIRLTYRFVRDTVWVAASWYRPGGQHSPEEIARQYLSMVLEGIALRG
- a CDS encoding acetyl-CoA C-acetyltransferase — protein: MAEAYIVEAVRTPVGRRNGGLAAAHPADLGAHVLTALVERTGIDPAAVEDVVFGCLDTVGPQAGDIARTCWLAAGLPEEVPGVTVDRQCGSSQQAVHFAAQGVLSGTQDLVVAGGTQNMSQIPIAFASRQAAEPLGLTEGPYAGSAGWRARYGDQPVNQFHGAELIAEKWGITREQMEEFALRSHQRAIRAIDEGRFDRETVAYGDVTCDEGPRRDTSLEKMAGLKPLVEGGRLTAAVSSQVSDGAAAMLIASERAVREHGLTPRARIHHLSVRGEDPIRMLSAPIPATAYALKKTGLCLDDIDLVEINEAFASVVLAWLKETGADPEKVNVNGGAIALGHPLGATGTKLMTTLLHELDRTGGRYGLQTMCEGGGQANVTIIERL